A genomic stretch from Deinococcus roseus includes:
- a CDS encoding DUF456 domain-containing protein, producing the protein MTLAFLVFLLIWLVGVVGTFIPVVPATLLIFVGSVVATFIDGFQFSDFWFLLGLGTVSIAIGLVDNLTSIWGTRKYGGSKRAAWGAFWGSIVGLVLPMGLIVGPLGGAFLVEMYLEKKPVDQALRSAWGTLVGLLTGIAAKLVLHILVGIYELNRLWDPARALF; encoded by the coding sequence ATGACGCTGGCTTTTCTGGTTTTTCTGTTGATCTGGCTGGTGGGGGTGGTGGGCACCTTCATTCCCGTGGTCCCGGCAACCCTGCTGATTTTTGTGGGCTCTGTGGTCGCCACCTTCATAGACGGCTTTCAATTCTCGGATTTCTGGTTTCTGCTGGGTCTGGGAACCGTGAGCATTGCGATTGGTCTGGTGGACAACCTCACCTCCATCTGGGGCACCCGCAAGTATGGAGGCAGCAAACGGGCCGCCTGGGGTGCCTTCTGGGGCAGCATTGTGGGCCTGGTGCTCCCCATGGGTCTGATTGTGGGACCGCTGGGTGGCGCTTTTCTGGTGGAGATGTACCTGGAGAAAAAACCCGTGGATCAGGCGTTGCGCAGTGCCTGGGGCACCCTGGTGGGGCTTCTGACTGGCATTGCAGCAAAACTGGTTCTGCACATCCTGGTGGGCATTTACGAACTCAACCGCCTGTGGGATCCTGCGCGGGCTTTGTTCTGA